From a region of the uncultured Fretibacterium sp. genome:
- the eutL gene encoding ethanolamine utilization microcompartment protein EutL: MKGDPLKATLLSVKIIPNVNPEMAASLGLRPDQRSVGLVTADSDDVTYTALDEATKKADVAVVYAKSFYAGAANANTKLAGEIIGIIAGPNPAEIRSGLNAISDFIENEAWFVSANEDNTIPYYAHCISRTGSYLSKVAGVPEGDALAYLIAPPLEAMYALDAALKAADVKLAAFYGPPSETNFGGGLLTGSQSACKAACDAFAQAVIFVAENPVLY; encoded by the coding sequence ATGAAAGGCGATCCGTTAAAAGCGACACTCTTGAGCGTGAAGATCATCCCCAACGTCAATCCGGAGATGGCGGCCTCTCTGGGGCTGCGGCCGGATCAGCGCAGCGTCGGGCTGGTCACGGCGGACAGCGACGACGTGACCTATACGGCCCTGGACGAGGCGACGAAGAAAGCCGACGTGGCGGTGGTGTACGCAAAGTCCTTCTACGCCGGCGCCGCCAACGCCAATACCAAACTGGCGGGGGAGATCATCGGGATCATCGCGGGGCCGAACCCGGCGGAGATCCGCAGCGGCCTGAACGCCATATCCGATTTTATCGAGAACGAGGCCTGGTTTGTCTCGGCGAACGAGGACAATACGATACCCTATTACGCGCACTGCATCTCCCGGACCGGCAGCTATCTCTCCAAGGTCGCGGGGGTCCCGGAGGGCGACGCCCTCGCCTACCTCATCGCGCCCCCGCTCGAGGCCATGTACGCGCTCGATGCCGCACTCAAGGCGGCGGACGTGAAGTTGGCGGCCTTCTACGGCCCTCCCTCCGAGACGAACTTCGGCGGAGGGCTGCTGACGGGCTCCCAGTCCGCGTGCAAGGCGGCCTGCGACGCCTTCGCCCAGGCCGTTATCTTCGTGGCGGAAAACCCCGTCCTCTACTGA